In the genome of Hyphobacterium sp. CCMP332, one region contains:
- a CDS encoding T9SS type A sorting domain-containing protein: MSRLFFILILLFYGLSSFSQNHNTYFLSSPYQNAFLPKLVSLDENQNIDVLWEAQGDSIYDQELILVHADNLYGICKRGGRYNYGGIFQLDLQSKSFKILYNFKEDELIKPVSMSYDSGSIWIASWGPSFNGNIFKFDQLDDTLIQVFSFDDSFGFFTNGNLPVGKLQFKDNKVFGLTMFGGGLEVDHINQMSFPFRGTIFSIDKTTYNFQKLITFNPGNPWGNYPSGSLTKDKEAYIFQMYRGGILRYNSNSNSLSKIKEFQNNLPDEERLIGDIHLLKNRYWGIYINEQWGQNNDFGSIYSVNDQGEDFRIHHSFESELIKDNEYYINHYVVSGEIERHNYTIYSDGNDLFGVIKNFKNSGKNVLFKFDPELETYTLLNEFNSNISTQIEFWNDKLILKSTGTKGGIIQVDPVTGDYSYIYRFSTISISRKTKLLESNEHLYFVSLHTDDNSPGVINRINKFSGEKEGIYSFRNIESVETSKIHLFENSLFGFVNIIEQGLSKFALFEYDFLSENFEIIHVFNDDLYDSDMRFSKESLSFYKDKLIYAYEEKDNNGRLDYYPIIRELDLIRGEDYELKNLQGMEQNPWIIQSLIRDDEYIYGIGGISGIIFSVHINSGKTGLINFFGYNGDNGLYAMDTVVWAVHRGRLLAYNSSMDSILYNPNQWKDSVCHPEFNAFTMSRNDDKLLISSYYEHNTIYEFDTDSKTCTDIITLDPLLYGRVNSNFIFSGNPFNENQSDEIIRIFPNPATATLFFYKRINVKIEEIQVYQLTGQLTQKISLQNSLDQTIDISGLRPGMYILRFTGPSFYEAHKFVKQ, from the coding sequence ATGTCCAGATTGTTCTTTATACTCATTTTACTGTTTTATGGGCTTTCTTCATTCAGTCAGAATCATAACACTTATTTTCTTAGTAGCCCATATCAGAATGCTTTTTTACCCAAATTAGTATCGCTTGACGAAAATCAAAACATAGATGTATTATGGGAGGCACAAGGAGACTCAATATATGACCAGGAGCTAATACTTGTACATGCCGACAATTTATATGGAATTTGTAAACGTGGGGGGCGGTATAATTATGGGGGTATATTCCAACTTGACCTTCAATCCAAATCATTTAAGATCCTGTATAATTTCAAAGAAGATGAATTGATAAAACCTGTTTCCATGAGCTATGATTCGGGCTCAATTTGGATAGCCTCATGGGGACCTTCATTTAATGGGAATATCTTTAAGTTCGACCAGTTAGACGATACTCTTATCCAAGTCTTTAGTTTTGATGATTCCTTTGGGTTTTTTACGAATGGAAATCTTCCTGTGGGGAAGTTACAGTTCAAGGATAATAAGGTCTTTGGCTTAACCATGTTTGGTGGTGGATTGGAAGTTGACCATATAAATCAAATGAGTTTTCCGTTTAGAGGAACTATTTTCAGCATAGATAAAACCACATATAATTTTCAAAAATTAATAACTTTCAATCCGGGGAATCCTTGGGGAAATTACCCCAGTGGGTCTTTGACTAAAGATAAGGAAGCGTATATTTTTCAAATGTACAGGGGTGGAATTTTAAGATATAATTCCAATTCAAACTCACTGAGTAAGATCAAAGAGTTTCAAAATAACCTTCCAGACGAAGAGCGGCTTATTGGTGATATTCATTTGCTAAAGAATAGATATTGGGGAATTTACATAAATGAACAATGGGGTCAGAATAATGATTTTGGTAGTATTTATTCTGTAAATGATCAGGGAGAAGATTTCCGAATTCACCATTCATTTGAATCTGAATTAATAAAAGATAATGAGTATTATATTAACCACTATGTCGTAAGCGGAGAAATAGAAAGACATAATTATACTATTTATTCTGATGGAAATGATTTATTTGGAGTTATTAAAAATTTTAAAAACAGTGGAAAAAATGTGCTTTTTAAATTTGATCCAGAGCTAGAGACTTATACATTACTCAATGAATTCAATTCAAATATTAGTACTCAAATTGAATTTTGGAATGATAAGTTAATATTAAAATCAACTGGAACTAAAGGAGGAATTATTCAAGTAGACCCAGTTACAGGAGACTACTCATACATTTATAGATTCTCAACTATCTCAATCAGTAGGAAAACCAAGCTTCTAGAATCTAATGAGCATTTGTACTTTGTTTCACTTCACACGGATGATAATTCGCCAGGGGTAATAAACAGAATCAACAAGTTTTCGGGTGAAAAGGAAGGAATATATTCATTCCGCAATATTGAATCGGTTGAAACTTCTAAAATTCATCTATTTGAAAATAGCCTTTTTGGATTCGTCAACATTATTGAACAGGGATTATCGAAGTTCGCCTTATTTGAGTATGATTTTCTTTCTGAGAATTTTGAGATTATACATGTTTTCAATGATGATTTATATGACTCAGATATGCGATTTTCTAAAGAATCTTTGAGCTTTTATAAAGACAAATTAATCTATGCTTATGAAGAAAAAGATAATAACGGTCGTTTGGACTATTATCCAATTATCAGAGAATTAGATTTGATTAGGGGCGAAGACTATGAATTAAAGAATTTACAGGGGATGGAACAAAACCCCTGGATTATCCAATCTCTAATAAGAGATGATGAATATATTTATGGAATAGGAGGAATTAGCGGTATAATTTTTAGCGTTCATATTAATTCAGGAAAAACCGGACTGATCAATTTCTTTGGTTATAATGGAGATAACGGTTTGTATGCTATGGATACAGTTGTTTGGGCAGTACATCGTGGAAGACTTTTGGCTTATAATTCAAGTATGGATAGCATATTGTATAATCCAAATCAGTGGAAGGATTCTGTTTGTCATCCGGAATTCAATGCATTTACCATGAGCAGGAATGATGATAAACTACTAATAAGCAGCTATTATGAACACAACACCATTTATGAATTTGATACTGATAGCAAGACCTGTACGGATATAATTACGCTCGATCCCCTGCTATACGGAAGAGTAAACTCTAATTTTATTTTCTCTGGAAATCCCTTCAATGAAAATCAAAGCGATGAAATAATCAGAATCTTTCCAAATCCTGCAACCGCAACCTTGTTTTTTTACAAAAGAATAAACGTCAAAATCGAAGAAATCCAGGTTTATCAATTAACCGGACAATTAACGCAAAAAATATCTCTACAAAATAGTCTGGATCAAACTATTGATATATCGGGTCTACGTCCGGGGATGTACATTCTACGCTTTACTGGTCCATCTTTTTATGAAGCACATAAGTTTGTGAAACAATAG
- a CDS encoding thioredoxin family protein, giving the protein MKNFILSTFILIFFTASHSAEAHKFNFISGSWEEILSKAEAEDKLIFVDFKASWCGPCKWMEKNAFNDKNTADFFNENFFYVSVDVDTEMRELVSQVNPRSVPTLIFFNSKGEIVLKDEGALGSELLMKMGQKAAGL; this is encoded by the coding sequence ATGAAAAACTTCATTTTATCCACTTTTATACTAATCTTTTTTACAGCATCACATTCGGCAGAAGCACATAAATTTAATTTCATTTCCGGATCATGGGAGGAAATTCTATCAAAGGCAGAAGCTGAAGACAAACTGATATTTGTGGATTTCAAGGCATCCTGGTGTGGCCCATGTAAGTGGATGGAGAAAAATGCTTTCAACGATAAAAATACAGCTGATTTTTTCAATGAAAACTTTTTCTATGTCTCTGTAGATGTCGATACAGAAATGAGAGAATTAGTAAGTCAAGTAAACCCAAGGTCTGTTCCAACCTTGATTTTTTTCAATTCAAAAGGAGAGATTGTATTGAAAGATGAAGGAGCATTGGGTTCTGAGCTCCTTATGAAAATGGGGCAAAAAGCAGCGGGTTTATAG
- a CDS encoding alpha/beta fold hydrolase: MELFYRKQGEGRNIIILHGLFGSSDNWMTIAKMLADEYTVWTIDQRNHGQSPHSDDFTYEAMAGDLMEFIEDHNIHDPYLIGHSMGGKTVMEFLIRGHLIVPGAIIADIGPKAYPVHHQKILDGLNSIDIEKAKGRKEIEDQLKAYIPEFGIRAFLLKNVKRKEDGSYEWSVNLPVITDQIENVGKGYSDNHIYEGEVLFLRGGKSEYIKDEDFKFIKKIFPKADLETMENAGHWLHAEKPEAFVELVRKYF, encoded by the coding sequence ATGGAGTTATTTTACAGAAAACAGGGAGAAGGAAGAAACATTATCATATTGCATGGCCTTTTTGGTTCTTCAGATAATTGGATGACCATCGCTAAAATGCTGGCCGATGAATATACAGTATGGACCATTGATCAAAGAAATCATGGCCAAAGTCCGCATTCGGATGATTTCACTTATGAAGCCATGGCCGGGGATCTTATGGAGTTTATTGAAGATCACAATATTCACGACCCCTATTTAATCGGGCATTCCATGGGTGGAAAAACAGTCATGGAATTTCTAATTCGAGGACATCTCATTGTGCCGGGGGCTATAATTGCGGATATTGGGCCAAAAGCTTATCCTGTTCATCATCAGAAAATTCTGGACGGATTGAATTCAATTGACATTGAAAAAGCGAAGGGTAGAAAAGAAATAGAAGATCAATTAAAGGCATATATCCCGGAATTTGGGATTAGAGCATTCCTTCTTAAAAATGTCAAACGCAAAGAAGATGGTAGTTATGAATGGTCGGTAAATCTTCCGGTTATTACTGATCAAATTGAAAATGTAGGAAAAGGCTATTCTGATAATCATATTTACGAGGGTGAAGTATTATTTCTCCGTGGTGGTAAATCAGAATATATAAAAGACGAGGATTTTAAATTTATTAAAAAAATATTTCCAAAGGCGGATTTGGAAACGATGGAAAATGCCGGGCATTGGTTGCATGCCGAGAAGCCGGAAGCATTTGTGGAATTGGTTAGGAAATATTTTTAA
- a CDS encoding pyridoxine 5'-phosphate synthase translates to MTRLSVNINKIATLRNARGGNVPDVVQVAIDCERFGAEGITVHPRPDERHIRYQDVLDLKEVVNTEFNIEGYPDKRYMELVLKVKPAQATLVPDGPDVLTSNAGWDTIRNKELLKEIIQELKRNEIRTSIFVDPDEKMASAAADCGTDRVELYTESYASQYHKNKEMAIADYVKTAKAALNVGLELNAGHDLDLKNLKYFATTIPKLKEVSIGHALISDALYLGLENAINMYKRQLM, encoded by the coding sequence ATGACAAGACTCAGTGTAAATATTAATAAAATCGCCACTCTCAGAAATGCCAGAGGAGGCAATGTCCCCGATGTCGTACAAGTCGCGATTGATTGTGAGCGATTCGGTGCTGAGGGCATTACTGTGCATCCAAGACCGGATGAAAGACACATCCGATACCAAGACGTTTTGGACCTGAAGGAAGTGGTTAATACAGAATTTAACATAGAAGGCTATCCGGATAAACGATATATGGAATTGGTTTTAAAAGTAAAACCCGCACAGGCTACACTTGTACCCGACGGGCCCGATGTATTAACTTCCAATGCAGGATGGGATACAATCCGAAATAAGGAATTATTGAAAGAAATCATTCAGGAATTAAAACGAAATGAAATCAGAACATCCATTTTTGTTGACCCCGATGAAAAAATGGCTAGTGCTGCCGCTGATTGTGGTACCGACAGGGTAGAATTATACACCGAATCCTATGCAAGTCAATATCATAAAAATAAAGAAATGGCTATTGCCGACTATGTCAAGACAGCAAAAGCGGCTTTAAACGTTGGCCTGGAATTGAATGCCGGCCATGACCTGGATTTGAAAAATTTGAAATATTTTGCGACTACTATTCCTAAACTTAAAGAAGTGAGTATTGGTCATGCACTCATAAGTGATGCCCTTTATTTGGGACTTGAAAATGCTATCAATATGTATAAAAGACAATTAATGTAA
- a CDS encoding GatB/YqeY domain-containing protein, with translation MSLKTKIDSDIKQAMLAKKQDELRALRAIKSMILLAQTDSGAGENLSEEEEMKILMKAAKQRRDSIDVYKEQGRDDLAKEEQVELDVIQKYLPEMMSEEEVEAKIKEVISENGATGPQDMGKMMPLAIKALAGKADNKMISSILKKLLTS, from the coding sequence ATGAGTTTAAAAACAAAGATCGATTCGGATATTAAACAGGCCATGTTGGCCAAAAAACAAGACGAGCTAAGAGCCTTGCGCGCCATAAAATCAATGATACTCTTGGCACAAACAGATAGCGGGGCAGGAGAAAATCTTTCAGAAGAAGAAGAGATGAAAATTCTCATGAAAGCGGCAAAACAAAGGAGGGATTCTATCGATGTTTACAAAGAACAAGGCAGAGATGACCTGGCAAAAGAAGAGCAGGTGGAGTTGGATGTCATTCAAAAATATTTACCTGAAATGATGTCTGAAGAAGAGGTGGAAGCAAAAATCAAAGAAGTTATTTCAGAAAATGGTGCTACCGGCCCTCAGGATATGGGAAAAATGATGCCTTTGGCCATCAAAGCCCTGGCCGGAAAAGCAGATAACAAAATGATTTCGTCTATACTCAAAAAGCTCCTGACTTCTTAA
- a CDS encoding CvpA family protein, producing the protein MEVIDIVLALPLLFGFYRGFKKGLLMEIVNILALILAIIGGFKLMDQALLILIDTFGKPHPAFPFLAFILVFIAIVLGVNVLGKALKSLIGLTILGSFDKFVGGIIGVIKWAFAISLVLWMINAFAPELFDEQMRADAYLLPLLISFAPHLFHIMLGFLPFLSDMMDSIKDLLSPDSVANY; encoded by the coding sequence ATGGAAGTAATTGACATCGTATTAGCCTTGCCTTTACTTTTTGGTTTTTATAGAGGCTTTAAAAAAGGATTGTTGATGGAAATCGTAAATATCCTTGCTTTAATTCTGGCAATTATTGGCGGTTTCAAATTAATGGATCAGGCTTTACTTATACTGATAGATACTTTTGGGAAACCACATCCTGCATTTCCTTTTCTGGCCTTTATACTAGTCTTTATAGCCATAGTTCTTGGCGTGAATGTATTGGGTAAGGCACTAAAAAGCTTAATAGGTTTGACCATACTCGGTAGCTTTGACAAATTTGTCGGGGGCATAATCGGAGTGATCAAATGGGCATTTGCGATAAGTCTTGTCTTATGGATGATTAATGCATTTGCACCTGAATTATTTGATGAACAAATGCGCGCCGATGCCTATTTGTTGCCACTCCTAATTTCCTTTGCACCTCATCTGTTTCATATAATGCTGGGTTTTCTGCCATTTCTCAGTGATATGATGGATTCCATTAAAGATCTATTATCCCCCGACAGTGTTGCTAATTATTGA
- a CDS encoding aminodeoxychorismate/anthranilate synthase component II translates to MLLIIDNYDSFTYNLLDYFEQLGQECQLIRNDLEKKDWPENPDAIVISPGPMDPLRAGNLMQMIDYYCEKVPILGICLGHQALALKFGAKLEHAIKPMHGKISRIFCEDDPIFENIPKNFNVVRYHSLIIKELPSSLKALAKTNEEELMAFRHTTLAIYGIQFHPEAALTEYGLQLLENCLHCFAQNAIN, encoded by the coding sequence GTGTTGCTAATTATTGACAATTACGATTCCTTCACCTACAATCTTCTTGATTATTTCGAGCAGTTAGGGCAAGAATGTCAGCTTATTAGAAATGATTTGGAAAAAAAGGACTGGCCTGAAAATCCTGATGCGATTGTAATATCTCCAGGGCCCATGGATCCACTACGCGCGGGGAATTTGATGCAGATGATTGATTATTACTGCGAAAAAGTGCCAATTCTGGGCATTTGTCTCGGGCATCAGGCGCTGGCGCTGAAGTTTGGGGCAAAATTAGAACATGCCATCAAACCCATGCATGGAAAAATTAGTCGAATTTTTTGCGAGGATGATCCCATTTTTGAAAATATACCTAAAAACTTCAATGTGGTAAGGTACCACTCATTGATTATAAAGGAACTTCCCAGTAGTCTGAAAGCGCTGGCCAAAACCAATGAAGAAGAGCTTATGGCCTTCAGACACACAACATTAGCAATCTATGGAATTCAGTTCCACCCCGAGGCAGCATTAACGGAATACGGTCTCCAACTTTTGGAAAATTGTTTGCATTGTTTTGCGCAAAACGCAATCAATTAA
- a CDS encoding alpha/beta hydrolase yields MEVKKSGKFEYIDEGKGDILLLLHGLFGALSNWEHVVNEFKKDFRVIIPLMPIYSMPRRKASVDGLVDFIEEFVEKQELKDLTLLGNSLGGHVALVYTLSFQSNVKKLVLTGSSGLFENSMGGSFPKRGNQKYIKERVEYTFYDPKTASDELIEEVFEITSSIPKCLNIVAIAKAAQRHNLANELHKIKVPTLLIWGLNDTITPPMVAHEFHRLIPNSKLSFIDKCCHAPMMERPEEFKEILSDFLRNK; encoded by the coding sequence ATGGAAGTAAAAAAGTCAGGTAAATTTGAATACATAGATGAAGGCAAAGGAGATATACTTCTTTTACTCCACGGGCTTTTTGGTGCCTTGAGCAATTGGGAGCATGTAGTCAATGAATTCAAAAAAGACTTTAGAGTAATTATTCCATTAATGCCGATCTATTCAATGCCGAGAAGAAAGGCTTCTGTCGATGGATTGGTTGATTTCATTGAAGAATTTGTGGAAAAACAAGAACTCAAAGACCTAACGCTTTTGGGGAATTCCCTGGGCGGCCATGTGGCTTTGGTCTATACCTTAAGTTTTCAATCCAACGTAAAAAAATTAGTACTTACCGGAAGTTCCGGGCTTTTTGAAAATAGCATGGGCGGCTCATTTCCGAAAAGAGGTAATCAAAAATATATAAAGGAGAGAGTGGAATACACTTTTTACGATCCCAAAACTGCCTCCGATGAGTTAATCGAGGAAGTATTTGAAATAACCAGCTCTATTCCAAAATGTCTCAACATTGTAGCCATTGCAAAAGCAGCCCAAAGACATAACCTGGCCAATGAACTTCACAAAATTAAAGTCCCAACACTTTTGATATGGGGATTAAATGACACTATAACGCCTCCCATGGTAGCGCATGAATTTCACAGACTCATCCCAAATTCAAAACTTTCGTTTATAGATAAATGTTGTCATGCTCCAATGATGGAAAGACCGGAAGAGTTTAAGGAAATTTTAAGCGACTTTTTAAGAAACAAATGA
- a CDS encoding CBS domain-containing protein translates to MIAVDLINQLIPPLKPEDRALRAIDWMDEFRVNQLPVVDSNKFLGLIDEDVVFSSNDPDQPIKDLQLKHNSVFIDSQRHLFEVIKLAIDNHLDVVPIVDEDENYLGVVTVNDTARAFSQLASAEYPGGILVLCMDEKDYSLTEISRLAEADDVKILSAFVSNDPMDNKKLKVTLKFNKQDISRLIATYERFNYKVISQFQETSSSGYEKERLNILFKYLEL, encoded by the coding sequence ATGATAGCTGTAGATTTAATAAATCAATTGATCCCGCCGTTAAAACCCGAAGACAGGGCTTTGCGAGCGATAGACTGGATGGATGAGTTTCGTGTAAATCAATTGCCAGTGGTGGATAGCAATAAATTTTTGGGATTAATAGATGAAGATGTGGTTTTTTCTTCCAACGATCCCGATCAACCCATCAAAGACCTTCAGTTAAAACACAATAGTGTATTTATTGATAGCCAAAGACATCTATTTGAGGTTATTAAATTGGCGATTGACAATCACCTTGATGTGGTCCCAATTGTGGATGAAGACGAAAATTATCTGGGTGTGGTAACTGTCAATGATACCGCCAGAGCATTTTCTCAATTGGCCTCCGCCGAATACCCTGGTGGTATTCTGGTATTGTGTATGGATGAAAAAGATTATTCTCTGACGGAAATTAGCAGACTGGCTGAAGCGGATGATGTCAAAATTCTAAGTGCATTTGTGTCTAATGACCCAATGGATAACAAAAAACTGAAAGTGACGCTTAAGTTTAATAAACAGGATATTTCCCGCCTGATTGCTACCTATGAAAGATTTAATTACAAAGTGATCTCCCAATTTCAGGAAACCTCTTCATCGGGATATGAAAAGGAAAGACTTAACATTTTATTCAAATATTTGGAGCTATAG
- a CDS encoding NAD kinase: protein MNVAINGRDFTGDLLSVIQDMFAFLEAENCAIQIEQDFRDNCQTNNVKLPKHTIFSNLHELIDADLAISIGGDGTLLETVSYVGKKEIPILGINMGRLGYLATTKREDIRESLSEFINGNYELDKRTLLSLITEDKRFGNKNFALNEVAILKRDTSSMIRAHISVDDVFLNSYWADGIIVSTPTGSTGYSLSCGGPIVLPGSENLIITPICPHNLTMRPLIIPDKSKIQIDLEGRTKNILISLDSRSESVPTNFSLKVQKASFKANLVKLKNSVYFNTLREKLNWGKDVRN from the coding sequence ATGAATGTCGCTATCAACGGTCGCGATTTTACCGGAGATTTGCTTTCTGTAATTCAGGATATGTTTGCTTTTTTGGAAGCTGAGAATTGCGCTATTCAAATCGAACAGGATTTCAGGGATAATTGCCAAACCAATAATGTAAAACTTCCAAAACACACTATTTTTTCCAATTTACATGAATTAATAGATGCCGACCTTGCCATAAGTATTGGTGGAGATGGCACCTTACTAGAAACAGTTTCGTATGTAGGAAAAAAGGAAATTCCTATTCTCGGAATAAATATGGGTCGCCTGGGATATCTTGCAACCACCAAGAGAGAGGATATTCGCGAATCGCTTTCTGAATTTATAAATGGGAATTATGAACTGGACAAAAGAACTCTTCTTTCTTTAATAACAGAAGATAAGCGTTTTGGAAACAAAAATTTTGCCTTAAATGAAGTGGCAATTTTAAAAAGAGATACCTCTTCGATGATTCGCGCGCATATTTCGGTAGATGATGTTTTTTTAAATTCCTATTGGGCAGATGGGATAATAGTTTCTACACCGACAGGTAGCACTGGATATTCCTTGAGCTGTGGTGGACCAATTGTACTCCCGGGATCGGAAAATCTGATTATAACACCGATTTGTCCTCATAATTTAACCATGAGACCCTTGATAATTCCGGATAAGAGTAAAATTCAAATTGATCTGGAAGGAAGAACAAAAAATATTCTGATTTCACTGGACAGCCGATCGGAATCAGTTCCTACAAATTTCTCCTTAAAAGTGCAAAAGGCCAGTTTTAAAGCCAATTTAGTCAAATTGAAAAACAGTGTTTATTTCAATACGCTAAGGGAGAAATTAAACTGGGGTAAGGATGTCAGAAATTAA